A region of Anolis sagrei isolate rAnoSag1 chromosome 2, rAnoSag1.mat, whole genome shotgun sequence DNA encodes the following proteins:
- the LOC132765626 gene encoding protein max-like translates to MSNNNDIEVESDADKHAHHNALERKRRDHIKDSFHSLRDSVPLLQEEKASRAQILDKATEYIQYMHWKNHTHQQDIDDLKHQNALLEQQVCALEKARSSAQLHANYSSSNNSLYTKPKGSL, encoded by the coding sequence ATGAGCAACAACAATGACATCGAGGTGGAGAGCGACGCTGACAAACATGCTCACCACAATGCACTAGAGCGGAAACGTAGGGACCACATCAAGGACAGCTTCCACAGCCTGCGGGACTCTGTGCCATTGCTTCAGGAAGAGAAGGCATCCCGGGCCCAAATCCTAGATAAAGCCACAGAGTACATCCAGTACATGCATTGGAAAAACCACACACACCAGCAAGATATTGATGATCTAAAGCACCAGAATGCACTCCTGGAGCAGCAGGTTTGTGCACTGGAGAAGGCAAGGTCAAGTGCTCAGCTGCATGCCAACTATTCCTCTTCAAACAACAGCCTCTACACCAAACCCAAGGGCAGCCTTTGA